From Bos javanicus breed banteng chromosome 5, ARS-OSU_banteng_1.0, whole genome shotgun sequence, the proteins below share one genomic window:
- the LOC133248826 gene encoding olfactory receptor 8S1-like, protein MWIFFFCFPERTLLYMIMKNHSAINEFVLLGLSIDPHIQAVLFVLFLLIYLLTLMGNFLMLLLMRADFHLHTPMYFFLRQLSFLDLCHSSVTVPKMLENLLSESKTICVESCLAQAFFVFTTGGTEACLLAVMAYDRYVAISSPLLYGQVMNNQLCVGLVWASWSLAFVDALINILLAVNLDYCEDQIIPHFSCELSSLFPLSCSDTSTNFTLLLCSSVLHFFGTFVMIASSYACIVSTVLSISSTSGRSKAFSTCSSHLTTVILFYGSGFLSYLLPTSVSALEMIFSLQYSVITPMLNPLIYSLQNKEVKAAMGRVFRKYFDSLL, encoded by the coding sequence ATGtggatattctttttttgttttccagaaagaaCACTTCTCTATATGATAATGAAAAACCATAGTGCTATCAATGAGTTCGTTCTCCTCGGACTATCTATTGACCCACATATTCAGGCTGTACTGTTTGTGCTGTTCCTTCTGATTTACCTCCTCACTCTAATGGGAAATttcttgatgctgctgctgatgaGGGCTGATTTTCACCTCCACACACCCATGTACTTCTTTTTGAGACAGCTCTCCTTTCTGGATCTCTGCCATTCATCTGTCACAGTCCCCAAGATGCTGGAAAATCTACTTTCTGAAAGTAAAACCATCTGTGTAGAGAGCTGCCTGGCTCAGGCCTTCTTTGTGTTTACCACCGGGGGCACTGAGGCCTGTCTGCTggctgtgatggcctatgaccgctacgtAGCCATCAGCTCCCCTCTGCTTTACGGCCAGGTGATGAATAACCAGCTCTGTGTTGGGCTGGTGTGGGCCTCCTGGAGCCTGGCCTTTGTGGATGCTCTCATCAACATCCTCCTGGCGGTCAATTTAGACTACTGTGAGGACCAAATTATTCCCCACTTCAGCTGCGAGCtgtcttctctcttccctctgtctTGCTCTGATACCTCCACCAATTTCACGCTCCTGCTCTGCTCTTCTGTCTTGCATTTTTTTGGAACCTTTGTGATGATTGCTTCTTCCTATGCCTGCATTGTCTCCACTGTTCTAAGCATCAGCTCCACTTCGGGCAGAAGTAAGGCCTTCTCTacctgctcctcccacctcacTACTGTGATCTTGTTTTATGGCTCAGGTTTCCTCAGCTATCTGTTGCCAACCTCAGTTTCTGCCCTGGAGATGATCTTCTCCTTGCAATACAGCGTGATCACTCCCATGCTGAATCCTCTCATCTATAGCCTGCAGAACAAGGAGGTGAAGGCAGCTATGGGAAGAGtgtttagaaaatactttgattCTCTTTTGTAG